A single Osmerus mordax isolate fOsmMor3 chromosome 9, fOsmMor3.pri, whole genome shotgun sequence DNA region contains:
- the fermt2 gene encoding fermitin family homolog 2 isoform X1, with amino-acid sequence MALDGIRMPDGCYADGTWELKMHVTDLHRDVSLRVTGEIHIGGVMLKLVEKLDVKKDWSDHALWWEKKKTWLLKTHWTLDKYGIQADARLLFTPQHKLLRLQLPNMKHMKVKVNFSDRVFKAVSDISKTFNIRHPEELSLLRKPRDPKKKKKKLEEAEEEALELEGPLLTPGSGKLASEIIYIGPVKGSIYSSPGLYSKTMTPTYDSRDGSPLSPTTAWFGDSPLSEGNPSILAVSQPISSPDILVKLYKPQSLLDKAKINQGWLDSSRSLMEQDVKENEVLLLRFKYHSFFDLNPKYDAIRVNQLYEQSKWAILLEEIECTEEEMMMFAALQYHINKLSIMSSDNHMNNSEKEVDEVDAALSDLEITLEGGKTSNTLGDITSIPELADYVKVFKPKKLTLKGYKLYWCTFKDITISCYKSKEEAHGTPANQMNLRGCEVTPDVNISGQKFNIKLLIPVADGMNEIWLRCDNEKQYAHWMAACRLASKGKTMADSSYNLEVQNILSFLKMQHMNPDSQLIAEPITTDINPECLVSPRYLKKYKNKQPGYIRDLISARILEAHQNVAQMSLIEAKMRFIQAWQSLPEFGITHFLAKFQGGKREELIGITYNRLIRMDASTGDAIKTWRFSNMKQWNVNWEIKMVTVEFADEPSLAFICAEVDCKVVHEFIGGYIFLSTRAKDQNESLDEEMFYKLTSGWV; translated from the exons ACGTGAAGAAGGACTGGTCCGACCACGCCCTGTggtgggagaagaagaagacgtgGCTGCTGAAGACCCACTGGACGCTGGACAAGTACGGCATCCAGGCGGACGCGCGGCTGCTCTTCACGCCGCAGCACAAGCTGCTGCGGCTGCAGCTGCCCAACATGAAGCACATGAAGGTCAAGGTCAACTTCTCCGACCGCGTCTTCAAGGCCGTGTCCGACATCAGCAAGACCTTCA acATCCGCCACCCAGAGGAGCTGTCTCTCCTGCGTAAGCCCCGCGaccccaagaagaagaagaaaaagctggaggaggccgaggaggaggctctggagctggaggggcccctcctcacccccgggTCAGGTAAACTAg CCTCTGAGATCATTTACATTGGACCGGTAAAAG GCAGCATCTActccagccccggcctctacaGTAAGACCATGACCCCCACCTACGACTCCCGGGACGGCAGCCCTCTGTCCCCCACCACCGCCTGGTTCGGAGACAGCCCCCTGTCCGAGGGCAACCCCAGCATCCTGGCTGTCAGCCAGCCCATCTCTTCCCCCGACATCCTGGTCAAGCTGTACAAGCCCCAGTCTCTCCTGGACAAGGCCAAGATCAACCAggg ATGGCTGGACTCGTCCAGGTCTCTGATGGAGCAGGATGTGAAGGAGAACGAGGTCCTCCTTCTGCGGTTTAAGTACCACAGCTTCTTCGACCTCAACCCCAAG tacGATGCCATCCGGGTGAACCAGCTGTATGAGCAGTCCAAGTGGGCCATCCTGCTGGAGGAAATCGAGTGCAccgaggaggagatgatgatgTTTGCTGCCCTGCAG TACCACATCAACAAGCTGTCCATCATGTCTTCAGACAACCACATGAACAACAGTGAGAAGGAGGTGGACGAGGTGGACGCCGCCCTCTCTGACCTGGAGATCACTCTGGAGGGGGGCAAGACCTCCAACACACTG GGTGACATCACATCCATCCCTGAGCTGGCCGACTACGTGAAGGTTTTCAA gccaaAGAAGCTGACACTGAAGGGCTACAAGCTGTACTGGTGCACGTTCAAGGACATCACAATCTCCTGCTACAAAAGCAAAGAGGAGGCCCACGGGACGCCCGCGAACCAGATGAATCTTAGAG GATGCGAGGTGACCCCAGATGTCAACATCTCTGGTCAGAAATTCAACATCAAGCTGCTGATTCCTGTGGCTGACGGGATGAATGAGATCTGGCTGCGGTGTGACAAC gaGAAGCAGTACGCCCACTGGATGGCGGCCTGTCGCCTGGCCTCCAAGGGGAAGACAATGGCGGATAGCTCGTACAACCTGGAGGTCCAGAacattctctccttcctcaagaTGCAGCACATGAATCCAGACTCCCAGCTCATCGCCGAGCCGATCACCACGGACATCAACCCCGAGTGCCTGGTGTCCCCGCGCTACCTGAAGAAGTACAAGAACAAGCAG ccTGGCTATATCAGGGACTTG aTCTCAGCCCGGATCCTGGAGGCGCACCAGAACGTGGCCCAGATGAGCCTGATTGAGGCCAAGATGCGCTTCATCCAGGCGTGGCAGTCCCTTCCCGAGTTTGGCATCACCCACTTCCTGGCCAA GTtccagggaggaaagagggaggagctgATTGGCATCACCTACAACCGTCTGATCCGGATGGACGCCAGCACTGGGGACGCCATCAAGACCTGGCGCTTCAGCAACATGAAGCAGTGGAACGTCAACTGGGAGATCAAAATG GTGACGGTGGAGTTTGCTGACGAGCCTAGCCTGGCATTCATCTGTGCGGAGGTGGACTGCAAGGTGGTGCATGAGTTCATCGGGGGCTACATCTTCCTGTCCACGCGCGCCAAGGACCAGAACGAGTCTCTGGACGAGGAGATGTTCTACAAGCTGACCAGCGGCTGGGTCTGA
- the fermt2 gene encoding fermitin family homolog 2 isoform X2, which yields MALDGIRMPDGCYADGTWELKMHVTDLHRDVSLRVTGEIHIGGVMLKLVEKLDVKKDWSDHALWWEKKKTWLLKTHWTLDKYGIQADARLLFTPQHKLLRLQLPNMKHMKVKVNFSDRVFKAVSDISKTFNIRHPEELSLLRKPRDPKKKKKKLEEAEEEALELEGPLLTPGSGKLASEIIYIGPVKGSIYSSPGLYSKTMTPTYDSRDGSPLSPTTAWFGDSPLSEGNPSILAVSQPISSPDILVKLYKPQSLLDKAKINQGWLDSSRSLMEQDVKENEVLLLRFKYHSFFDLNPKYDAIRVNQLYEQSKWAILLEEIECTEEEMMMFAALQYHINKLSIMSSDNHMNNSEKEVDEVDAALSDLEITLEGGKTSNTLGDITSIPELADYVKVFKPKKLTLKGYKLYWCTFKDITISCYKSKEEAHGTPANQMNLRGCEVTPDVNISGQKFNIKLLIPVADGMNEIWLRCDNEKQYAHWMAACRLASKGKTMADSSYNLEVQNILSFLKMQHMNPDSQLIAEPITTDINPECLVSPRYLKKYKNKQISARILEAHQNVAQMSLIEAKMRFIQAWQSLPEFGITHFLAKFQGGKREELIGITYNRLIRMDASTGDAIKTWRFSNMKQWNVNWEIKMVTVEFADEPSLAFICAEVDCKVVHEFIGGYIFLSTRAKDQNESLDEEMFYKLTSGWV from the exons ACGTGAAGAAGGACTGGTCCGACCACGCCCTGTggtgggagaagaagaagacgtgGCTGCTGAAGACCCACTGGACGCTGGACAAGTACGGCATCCAGGCGGACGCGCGGCTGCTCTTCACGCCGCAGCACAAGCTGCTGCGGCTGCAGCTGCCCAACATGAAGCACATGAAGGTCAAGGTCAACTTCTCCGACCGCGTCTTCAAGGCCGTGTCCGACATCAGCAAGACCTTCA acATCCGCCACCCAGAGGAGCTGTCTCTCCTGCGTAAGCCCCGCGaccccaagaagaagaagaaaaagctggaggaggccgaggaggaggctctggagctggaggggcccctcctcacccccgggTCAGGTAAACTAg CCTCTGAGATCATTTACATTGGACCGGTAAAAG GCAGCATCTActccagccccggcctctacaGTAAGACCATGACCCCCACCTACGACTCCCGGGACGGCAGCCCTCTGTCCCCCACCACCGCCTGGTTCGGAGACAGCCCCCTGTCCGAGGGCAACCCCAGCATCCTGGCTGTCAGCCAGCCCATCTCTTCCCCCGACATCCTGGTCAAGCTGTACAAGCCCCAGTCTCTCCTGGACAAGGCCAAGATCAACCAggg ATGGCTGGACTCGTCCAGGTCTCTGATGGAGCAGGATGTGAAGGAGAACGAGGTCCTCCTTCTGCGGTTTAAGTACCACAGCTTCTTCGACCTCAACCCCAAG tacGATGCCATCCGGGTGAACCAGCTGTATGAGCAGTCCAAGTGGGCCATCCTGCTGGAGGAAATCGAGTGCAccgaggaggagatgatgatgTTTGCTGCCCTGCAG TACCACATCAACAAGCTGTCCATCATGTCTTCAGACAACCACATGAACAACAGTGAGAAGGAGGTGGACGAGGTGGACGCCGCCCTCTCTGACCTGGAGATCACTCTGGAGGGGGGCAAGACCTCCAACACACTG GGTGACATCACATCCATCCCTGAGCTGGCCGACTACGTGAAGGTTTTCAA gccaaAGAAGCTGACACTGAAGGGCTACAAGCTGTACTGGTGCACGTTCAAGGACATCACAATCTCCTGCTACAAAAGCAAAGAGGAGGCCCACGGGACGCCCGCGAACCAGATGAATCTTAGAG GATGCGAGGTGACCCCAGATGTCAACATCTCTGGTCAGAAATTCAACATCAAGCTGCTGATTCCTGTGGCTGACGGGATGAATGAGATCTGGCTGCGGTGTGACAAC gaGAAGCAGTACGCCCACTGGATGGCGGCCTGTCGCCTGGCCTCCAAGGGGAAGACAATGGCGGATAGCTCGTACAACCTGGAGGTCCAGAacattctctccttcctcaagaTGCAGCACATGAATCCAGACTCCCAGCTCATCGCCGAGCCGATCACCACGGACATCAACCCCGAGTGCCTGGTGTCCCCGCGCTACCTGAAGAAGTACAAGAACAAGCAG aTCTCAGCCCGGATCCTGGAGGCGCACCAGAACGTGGCCCAGATGAGCCTGATTGAGGCCAAGATGCGCTTCATCCAGGCGTGGCAGTCCCTTCCCGAGTTTGGCATCACCCACTTCCTGGCCAA GTtccagggaggaaagagggaggagctgATTGGCATCACCTACAACCGTCTGATCCGGATGGACGCCAGCACTGGGGACGCCATCAAGACCTGGCGCTTCAGCAACATGAAGCAGTGGAACGTCAACTGGGAGATCAAAATG GTGACGGTGGAGTTTGCTGACGAGCCTAGCCTGGCATTCATCTGTGCGGAGGTGGACTGCAAGGTGGTGCATGAGTTCATCGGGGGCTACATCTTCCTGTCCACGCGCGCCAAGGACCAGAACGAGTCTCTGGACGAGGAGATGTTCTACAAGCTGACCAGCGGCTGGGTCTGA
- the fermt2 gene encoding fermitin family homolog 2 isoform X3: protein MALDGIRMPDGCYADGTWELKMHVTDLHRDVSLRVTGEIHIGGVMLKLVEKLDVKKDWSDHALWWEKKKTWLLKTHWTLDKYGIQADARLLFTPQHKLLRLQLPNMKHMKVKVNFSDRVFKAVSDISKTFNIRHPEELSLLRKPRDPKKKKKKLEEAEEEALELEGPLLTPGSGKLGSIYSSPGLYSKTMTPTYDSRDGSPLSPTTAWFGDSPLSEGNPSILAVSQPISSPDILVKLYKPQSLLDKAKINQGWLDSSRSLMEQDVKENEVLLLRFKYHSFFDLNPKYDAIRVNQLYEQSKWAILLEEIECTEEEMMMFAALQYHINKLSIMSSDNHMNNSEKEVDEVDAALSDLEITLEGGKTSNTLGDITSIPELADYVKVFKPKKLTLKGYKLYWCTFKDITISCYKSKEEAHGTPANQMNLRGCEVTPDVNISGQKFNIKLLIPVADGMNEIWLRCDNEKQYAHWMAACRLASKGKTMADSSYNLEVQNILSFLKMQHMNPDSQLIAEPITTDINPECLVSPRYLKKYKNKQPGYIRDLISARILEAHQNVAQMSLIEAKMRFIQAWQSLPEFGITHFLAKFQGGKREELIGITYNRLIRMDASTGDAIKTWRFSNMKQWNVNWEIKMVTVEFADEPSLAFICAEVDCKVVHEFIGGYIFLSTRAKDQNESLDEEMFYKLTSGWV from the exons ACGTGAAGAAGGACTGGTCCGACCACGCCCTGTggtgggagaagaagaagacgtgGCTGCTGAAGACCCACTGGACGCTGGACAAGTACGGCATCCAGGCGGACGCGCGGCTGCTCTTCACGCCGCAGCACAAGCTGCTGCGGCTGCAGCTGCCCAACATGAAGCACATGAAGGTCAAGGTCAACTTCTCCGACCGCGTCTTCAAGGCCGTGTCCGACATCAGCAAGACCTTCA acATCCGCCACCCAGAGGAGCTGTCTCTCCTGCGTAAGCCCCGCGaccccaagaagaagaagaaaaagctggaggaggccgaggaggaggctctggagctggaggggcccctcctcacccccgggTCAGGTAAACTAg GCAGCATCTActccagccccggcctctacaGTAAGACCATGACCCCCACCTACGACTCCCGGGACGGCAGCCCTCTGTCCCCCACCACCGCCTGGTTCGGAGACAGCCCCCTGTCCGAGGGCAACCCCAGCATCCTGGCTGTCAGCCAGCCCATCTCTTCCCCCGACATCCTGGTCAAGCTGTACAAGCCCCAGTCTCTCCTGGACAAGGCCAAGATCAACCAggg ATGGCTGGACTCGTCCAGGTCTCTGATGGAGCAGGATGTGAAGGAGAACGAGGTCCTCCTTCTGCGGTTTAAGTACCACAGCTTCTTCGACCTCAACCCCAAG tacGATGCCATCCGGGTGAACCAGCTGTATGAGCAGTCCAAGTGGGCCATCCTGCTGGAGGAAATCGAGTGCAccgaggaggagatgatgatgTTTGCTGCCCTGCAG TACCACATCAACAAGCTGTCCATCATGTCTTCAGACAACCACATGAACAACAGTGAGAAGGAGGTGGACGAGGTGGACGCCGCCCTCTCTGACCTGGAGATCACTCTGGAGGGGGGCAAGACCTCCAACACACTG GGTGACATCACATCCATCCCTGAGCTGGCCGACTACGTGAAGGTTTTCAA gccaaAGAAGCTGACACTGAAGGGCTACAAGCTGTACTGGTGCACGTTCAAGGACATCACAATCTCCTGCTACAAAAGCAAAGAGGAGGCCCACGGGACGCCCGCGAACCAGATGAATCTTAGAG GATGCGAGGTGACCCCAGATGTCAACATCTCTGGTCAGAAATTCAACATCAAGCTGCTGATTCCTGTGGCTGACGGGATGAATGAGATCTGGCTGCGGTGTGACAAC gaGAAGCAGTACGCCCACTGGATGGCGGCCTGTCGCCTGGCCTCCAAGGGGAAGACAATGGCGGATAGCTCGTACAACCTGGAGGTCCAGAacattctctccttcctcaagaTGCAGCACATGAATCCAGACTCCCAGCTCATCGCCGAGCCGATCACCACGGACATCAACCCCGAGTGCCTGGTGTCCCCGCGCTACCTGAAGAAGTACAAGAACAAGCAG ccTGGCTATATCAGGGACTTG aTCTCAGCCCGGATCCTGGAGGCGCACCAGAACGTGGCCCAGATGAGCCTGATTGAGGCCAAGATGCGCTTCATCCAGGCGTGGCAGTCCCTTCCCGAGTTTGGCATCACCCACTTCCTGGCCAA GTtccagggaggaaagagggaggagctgATTGGCATCACCTACAACCGTCTGATCCGGATGGACGCCAGCACTGGGGACGCCATCAAGACCTGGCGCTTCAGCAACATGAAGCAGTGGAACGTCAACTGGGAGATCAAAATG GTGACGGTGGAGTTTGCTGACGAGCCTAGCCTGGCATTCATCTGTGCGGAGGTGGACTGCAAGGTGGTGCATGAGTTCATCGGGGGCTACATCTTCCTGTCCACGCGCGCCAAGGACCAGAACGAGTCTCTGGACGAGGAGATGTTCTACAAGCTGACCAGCGGCTGGGTCTGA